One Deltaproteobacteria bacterium genomic window, GACGATCGGCGCGCCGCGCTCGAGAACGTGTTGGTGAAGCGGACGCTCCTCCCCGACCATCTGATGTGGCAGCTGCGCCTATCCGACCTCTCCGACCGGGAGAAGGAGGTGGGCGCGCTCATCATCGGGAGTCTCGACAAGGACGGCTACCTGCCGCTCCAGCTCGAGGAGGTCGCCTTCCTGGCCGACACCTGGCCCGACGTCGCGATCGTGGAGCGGGTGCTCGGCCGCATCCAGGAGTTCGACCCATCCGGCGTGGCCGCCCGCGGCCTGGCCGACTGCCTGCTCATCCAGCTCCGGCAGCTCGGCGTGGCCGATGACGCGCTCCCCGTGCGCATCGTGCGCGACTACCTGCCCATGCTCGAGAGCCGCCGCTTCGACCGGCTGGCGCGCGAGCTGGGCGCCACCATCGAGCAGATCGCCGAGGCGACCAAGGTGATCTCGGTGCTCGAGCCCAAGCCCGGGCGCGATTTCGGCGACTCCGACACGCGCTACGTCACGCCGGACGTCCACGTCCACAAGGTGGGCGACGAGTACGTGGTGACGTTGAACGAGGAGGGACTGCCGCGGCTGCGCGTCTCGCACTTCTACCGCCGCATGCTCGGGGAGAACGGCTCGCCCGAAGCGCGCGGCTACATCCAGGAGAAGATGCGGGCCGCCGCCTGGCTCATCAAGTCGATCCACCAGCGGCAGCGCACGCTCTACATGGTCACCTCGAGCATCGTGAAGTTCCAGCGCGACTTCCTCGAGGGCGGCGTCGCCTTCCTGCGCCCGCTCGTGCTGAAGGACGTCGCCAACGACATCGGCATGCACGAGTCGACCGTGAGCCGCGCCACCGCGGGCAAGTACGTGCACACGCCGCAGGGGACCTTCGAGCTCAAGTACTTCTTCACCTCGAGCCTGCGCGGGGGGCAGGGCTCCGAGGTGTCGGCGGAGAGCGTCAAGGAGAAGATCCGGATCATCATCGCCAAGGAGGACGCCCGCAAACCGCTCTCGGACCAGTACATCGCCGAGCTCCTCGGCAAGGAGGAGATCGACATCGCCCGCCGGACGGTTGCCAAGTACCGCGAGCTGATGGGCATCCTGCCCTCGTCGAAACGGAAGCAAGTTTACTGATAGACTCCGCCGGCGATGCCGCCCGCGCCTTCCCGGCCGAAGAGGAGCCGTTTCCGAGAGCGCCAGGACGGGGCCATGCAGATCACGGTCACCTTCCGGCACGTCGACCCGACCCCGCCCCTCAAGGCCTACGCCGAGGAGAAGCTCCAGCGGGTCCGGAAGTACCTCCACCGCCCGGTCGATGCGCACGTGATCCTCTCCGTGTCGAAGGAGCGGCACGTCGCGGAGATCACGCTCAAGGCCGACCACGTGACCATGTTCGCCGAGGAGGAGACCCACGACCTCTACGCGGCGATCGACCTCGCCATCGACAAGCTCGAGCACCAGGCGCAGAAGCTCCACGAGAAGCGCCGCCGCCACAAAGGCGCCGCGGCGGCGCGCGGCGTGTCGGAGGTGACGACCTCGGTGCTGGCCGCGGACCGGCGGCGGCCCGGCGGCGCGCCCGAGGTGATCCGTACCCAGCGCGTGCCGGCCAAGCCGCTCGCGATCGAGGAGGCCGTCGAGCAGCTCGCCGTGTCGGGCGACGAGTTCCTCGTCTTCACCAACGCGTCGAACCAGCGCCTCGCCGTCCTCTACCGCCGGCGGGACGGTAACTTCGGCCTGATCGAGCCGCAGGGGCGCTAGCTAGGGCGCGGAGCACGGACGCATGAAGATCACCGACATCCTGAGCGAGGACCTGGTGCTCCCCGCTCTCGCCGGGCGCTCGAAGGACGACGTCATCGAGGAGCTGGCCCGGGCGGTGGCGGAGCGGCACCGGGACGAGGTCGACTTCGCCAAGCTCGTCCAGGCGCTCGAGGATCGCGAGAAGCTGAACAGCACGGCGCTGGGCGAGGGGGTCGCCATTCCGCACGGCAAGCTCCCGGGCCTGCGGCGCGTGATCGCCGCCTTCGGGCGCAGCCCGGGCGGCGTCGACTTCAGCTCGCTCGACGGCAAGCCGACGCATCTCTTCTTCCTGCTCGTGGCCCCGGAGGACTGCGCCGGCGCGCACCTGAAGGCCCTGGCGCGCATCTCGCGGCTCTTGAAGGACGAGTCGTTCCGCCAGCGGCTGATGCGCGCGACGACGGCCGCCGACCTCTACCGCACCATCCGCGAGGAGGACGAGAAGTATTGACGGTGCGGGTGCGTGAGCTGCTCGAGGAGGCAGGTGCGGCGCTCCGCCTGCGGCTCGTCTCCGGTGCTCGCGGCCTCGAGCGCGCGATCGCGCTGCCGCGCCTCCAGCAGCCCGGCCTGGCCCTCGCCGGCTATCTGCCCCAGCTCCATCCCGACCGCGTCCAGGTGCTCGGCAACAGCGAGACCTCCTACCTGGCTACGCTCGAGCCCGCGCGGGCGCGCGCCGCGGTCGCCGCGGTGGCGACGGCGGGGGTGGCGTGCTTCGTAGTGACCAACGACACCGCGCCGCCCGCGGTGTTGACCGAGCCGGCCGAGGCGGCGGGCGTGGCCGTGCTCGGCTCGGCGCTGCGCACCGCGGATTTCATCCGCAGCACGACCGCCTGGCTCGAGGAGCGCATGGCGCCGGAGGTGAGTCTCCACGGCGACCTGGTCGAGATACACGGCCTCGGCGTCCTCATCCTCGGCAAGAGCGGGATCGGGAAGAGCGAGGCGGCGCTCGATCTGGTCGTGCGCGGGCACCGCCTGGTCGCCGACGACGTGGTGCTGGCGCGCCGCATCTCGCCGACCGTCGTGCGCGGGCGTGCCGCGCGGCTCCTCGAGTACCACATGGAGATCCGCGGCCTCGGGGTGATCGACATCGCAGGGCTCTTCGGCACGCTCGCGACGCTGGAGGAGCGCCAGATCGACCTGGTGGTCGAGCTGGTCGAGTGGCCCGGCGGCGCCGACCGCCTCGCGCTGGTCGAGGGATGCTATCCGCTCCTCGAGATCGAGCTGCCGCTGGTGCGCGTTCCGGTGCGCCCGGGCCGCAGCATGGCGATGCTGATCGAGACCGCGGCGCGCAACCACCTCCTCCGCAGCCGCGGCCGGCACGGCGCGCTCGACTTCGCCGAACGCATCGACGAGGAGATCGCCAGCCGCCGCCGGCGCCGCGCCGGGGAACCGGAGTGAGCGTGTGACCGAGGGGCTGCGCCTGGCCGTGGTGACCGGCCTCTCCGGCTCGGGCAAGAGCAGCGCCATCAAGGTGCTCGAGGACCTGGGGTTCTACTGCATCGACAACCTGCCGGTGGCGCTCATCCCCCGCTTCGTCGAGCTGCGGCAGAGCTCGGGCGAGGAGGTGCGGCGCGTGGCGCTCGGCCTCGACGCGCGCGACCGGCACTTCCTCGACGAGTTCCCGCGCGTCTTCGAGGAGCTGCGTGGGCGCGGCGTCGCGCTCGAGGTGCTCTACCTCGATGCGAGCGACGATGTGCTGGTGCACCGCTTCAGCGAGACGCGCCGGCCGCATCCCGCCGCCGGGGGCGGCGGACTCGCCGACGCCATCCGGCGCGAGCGCGAGAAGCTGCGGCCGCTGCGCGAGGTCGCTGACCGCGTCCTCGACACCAGCGCGCTCACCGTGCACGAGCTGCGCAGCGCGCTGCGCGACCTCGTCGACCACCCCGAGGCGGGCACGATGACGATCGCGCTCGTGTCGTTCGGCTACAAGTACGGCCTCCCGACCGACGCGGACCTGGCGCTCGACTGCCGCTTCCTCCCCAACCCCTTCTTCGTCGAGGAGCTGCGCACCAAGACGGGCGCCGATCCGGCGGTCGCCGACTGGGTGCTGCGCCGCGAGGAGGCCGCGGAATTCCTCCGCCACGTCCTCGACCTCCTCGACTTCACCCTGCCGCGCTATCAGCGCGAGGGGAAGAGCTATCTCACCATCGCGCTCGGCTGCACGGGCGGCCGCCATCGCTCGATCGTGTTGGTCGATGAGCTGAGCCGCCGGCTCGCGGCGCGGGGCCACCGCGTGCTCGTCCGCCACCGGGACGCCGAGCGCTGATTGCTTGCCCGAGCCGGGCTGCCGGAGTAAGCATTGCATGATGGTCGGAATCGTCGTGGTCGGGCATGGGCGGTTGGCGGAGGAGATGGTGCAGACGCTCGAGGGCGTGCTCGGCCCGCTCGAGGGCCTGGCGAGCGTGGCCGCCGCCTTCAGCGACCCGCCCGACGCGATCCGCGAGCGCATCGCGAGCGCGGTGCGCGGGGTCGATCGCGGGGACGGCGCGCTCATCGTCACCGACATGCTGGGCGACACGCCGACCAACCTGAGCCTCGCGGTCGCGCGCGAGACCGGCGCCGAGGTGGTGGCCGGGGTCAACATGCCGATCCTCGTCAAGCTCGCGACCGCGCGCGGCCAGATGGACGCCCGCAGCCTGGCGTGCTTCATCCAGCGCTACGGGCAGGACCACATCTTCTGGGCGACCGCGCCGCGCGGCGACGCCCGCGCGCGCCACGCAGACGCCGATGGGCGCCGCGACCACTGACGAGCACCGCGCCAGCCTGGAGATCCGCAACCGCCTCGGGCTGCACGCGCGCGCGGCCGCGCTCCTCGTGCAGACCGCCAGCCGCTTCGACGCCGAGGTGACGATCGCCAAGGACGGGCAGGTGGTGAACGGGCGCAGCATCATGGGCGTCATGATGCTCGCCGCCGAGCAGGGGAGCCGCATCGACGTGGCGACCAGCGGACCCCAGGCCACCGAGGCGCTGGCCGCCATCCGCGAGCTGGTCGCCGCGTGCTTCAACGAGCCCGAGTAGCCCGCCCGTCGCGCTGGGTTGCTCCGCCGGACGGGCATCGGATATACCCGCGAGCCGTGTTGAGGAACTACGTCTTCACGTCGGAATCGGTCAACGAGGGCCATCCCGACAAGGTCTGCGACCAGATCTCGGACGCCGTCCTCGACGCGTTCCTCGCCGAGGACCCGGACAGCCGGGTCGCCTGCGAGGCGCTCATCAAGACGGGGCTCGTGGTCATCGCCGGCGAGATCACGAGCCAGGCGCGGGTCGAGTTCGGCGAGATCGCGAGGAAGGTGATCCGCGACATCGGCTACACGAGCGCCGAGAGCGGCTTCAACTGCGACAGCTGCGCCATCGTGACGGCCATCGAGCGGCAGTCGCTCGACATCTCGCAGGGCGTCACGGAGGGCGAGGGGCTCTTCAAGGAGCAGGGCGCCGGCGACCAGGGGATGATGTTCGGCTACGCCTGCGACGAGACCCGGGAGTACATGCCCTTCGCCATCTACACCGCGCACCGCATCGGGCAGCGGCTCGGCGAGGCGCGGCGCTCGGGGCTGCTCCCCTTCCTCCGGCCCGACGGCAAGTGCCAGGTGACGGTCGAGTACCGCGACGGGCAGGCGGTGCGGGCCGACACGGTGGTCGTCTCGACGCAGCACGCCCCCGAGGTCTCCTACGGCGCGCTCAAGGAGGCGATCGTCGAGGAGGTGGTGAAGAAGGTCATCCCGTCCGAGTTCCTCGACGGGTCGACCGTCTACTACATCAACCCGACCGGCCGCTTCGTCGAGGGCGGGCCCAAGGGTGACTGCGGCCTCACCGGGCGGAAGATCATCGTCGACACGTACGGCGGTTACGGGCGGCACGGGGGCGGCGCCTTCAGCGGCAAGGACCCCTCGAAGGTCGACCGGAGCGCCGCCTACATGGCGCGCCACATCGCCAAGAACATCGTCGCCGCCGAGCTCGCCGGCCGCTGCGAGGTCCAGCTCGCCTACGCGATCGGGGTCGCCGATCCGGTCTCCGTGCTGGTCGACACCTTCGGCACCGGCGCCGTGCCCGACGAGAAGATCGCGACGATCGTCCGCGAGGTGTTCGACTTGAAGCCCGCGGCCATCATCCGCGCGCTCGGGCTGAAGCGCCCCATCTACCAGCGCACCGCCTCCTACGGCCACTTCGGGCGCGTCCCCGACGGGCCGTACTTCACCTGGGAGCGCACCGACCGCATCGGCGACCTGCGCTCCGCCGCCGGGCTCGGGCGGGCCGCGGGACGCTGAACGGGAAGGACTCATGAAGACGACCGCGAAGCTCAAGTCCGTCGCACCGGCGCGCGCGGCGCGCCCGCGCTTCAAGGTGAAGGACCTGGCGCTCGCCGAGCTCGGCCGCAGGGAGATCCGCCTGGCCGAGCAGGAGATGCCCGGCCTAATGGCGCTGCGCGCGAAGCACGCGTCTGTGAAGGCGCTCCGCGGCGCGCGCATCACGGGCTCGCTCCACATGACGGTGCAGACCGCGGTGCTGATCGAGACGCTCATGGATCTGGGCGCGGAGGTGCGCTGGGCCTCGTGCAACATCTTCAGCACGCAGGACCCGGCCGCCGCGGCGGTCGTGGTCGGGCGGGACGGCACCCCCGCCAAGCTGCGCGGTACGGCCGTCTTCGCCTGGAAGGGCGAGACGCTCGAGGAGTACTGGTGGTGCACCAACGAGGCGCTCGTGTGGCCCGACGGCGCCGGCCCCGATCTCATCGTCGACGACGGCGGCGACGCCACGCTCCTCGTGCACAAGGGAGTCGAGTTCGAGAAGGCCGGCAGGGTGCCCGCCTTCAACCCCGCCAAGGATCCCGAGGAGTGGGGCGTCGTCCTGGCGCTCCTCCGCCGCCTCCAGAAGGACGCGCCGGGGCAGTGGAAGCGCGTCGCCCGCTCCATCCGCGGCGTGAGCGAGGAGACCACGACCGGCGTGCACCGCCTTTACCAGATGGCGAAGGAGGGCACGCTTCTCTTCCCTGCCATCAACGTCAACGACTCGGTCACCAAGAGCAAGTTCGACAACATCTACGGCTGCCGCCACTCGCTGATCGACGGACTCAATCGCGCCACCGACGTCATGCTGGGCGGCAAGGTGGCGGTGGTGTGCGGCTTCGGCGAGGTGGGCAAGGGCTCGGCCGAGGCGCTCCGCGGCCAGGGGTGCCGCGTGATCGTGACCGAGATCGACCCCATCTGCGCGCTGCAGGCAGCCATGCAGGGCTACGAGGTCGCGACCGTCGAGGACCACGTGGAGACGGCCGACATCTTCGTCACCGCCACCGGCGACTTCCACGTCATCACCGCCGCGCACATGGCGCGCATGAAGGACAAGGCGATCGTCGGCAACATCGGCCACTTCGACCACGAGATCGACATGGCGGGCCTGGCCAGGCTGCCGGGCGTGAAGCGCGTCAACATCAAGCCCCAATACGACGAGTGGGTGTTCCCCGACGGGCACTCGGTGCTGGTGCTGGCCGAGGGCCGGCTGCTCAACCTCGGCTGCGCGACGGGTCACCCCTCGTTCGTGATGAGCGCGTCCTTCACCAACCAGGTACTGGCTCAGCTCGAGCTGTGGCGGAATGCCGCCGGGTACGGGAAGGCGGTGCACATGCTCCCCAAGCAGCTCGACGAGGAGGTGGCGCGCCTGCATCTCGAGAAGCTCGGCGTGAAGCTCACGAAGCTCACGCCGGAGCAGGCGGCGTACATCGGCGTCGCCCCCGAGGGGCCGTACAAGCCGGAGCACTACCGGTACTAGTCCTAGGAGGCCGTGACGGCCTACACGAAGCTCGCCGCCACCGAGTCGGCGAAGCGGAAGCCGCGCGCGGTCAGGCGCACGCGGCCGCCGCTCACCTCGACGAGCCCGTCGGCGATCAGGCGCTCGAGGTGCGGGAAGGCGGCATCGAGCGCCACGCCGAAGCGGCGCCGGAACCGCTCGAGATCGACGCCGGCCGCCTGCCGGAGCCCGGTGAAGCAGAACTCGCCGCGCGCCTGGGCCGGGCTGAGCCGCTCCTCGGTCGCAACCGCCGTCCCGCGTTCGCGCACGGCCGCGACGTAGCGCTCGGGAAGGCGCTCGTTCGTCCAGCGCCGCCCGGGCGCGGGCTCGGCGCTGAAGGAGTGCGCCCCGGCGCCGAGGCCGAGGTAGTCCGAGCCGTCCCAGTAGCTCGTGTTGTGGCGCGAGGCGAAGCCGGGACGAGCGAAGCTCGAGACCTCGTAGCGCGCGTAACCGGCGGCCGCGAGCCGCTCGAGCGCCGCCTCGGCCATCGCGGCCTCGCCGTCCTCCTCGACCGCGCGGAGCCGGCCACTCGCGCGCCAGGCATGGAAGGGGGTGCCCGGCTCGTAGGTGAGGGTGTAGGCCGAGACGTGCTCGGGTCCGAGGGCGAGCGCGGCCTCGAGATCGTCCTCCCACTCGGCAAGCGTCTGTCCCGGCACGGCGAAGATCAGGTCGAGGCTCAGGTTCGCGAAGCCGGTGGCCCGCGCCGCCGCTGCCGCGGCGCGGACGTCGGCCGCGCCGTGGTCGCGGCCGAGCGTGCGCAGATGCCCGGCGTGGAAGGACTGCGCGCCCAGCGAGAGGCGGTTCACGCCCGCGGCGCGGTAGCCCGCCAGGCGCTCGCGCGTGACGGTACCCGGGTTCGCCTCGAGCGTCACCTCGGCGCTGCCGGCGATGCCGAAGGTGTGCGCGACCGCGTCGAGGACGGTCGCGATGGCTGCGGGCGAGAGGAGCGACGGCGTCCCGCCGCCCAGGTAGACGGTCTTCGCGCACCGCCCCCGCCACGGCGCGCCCCGGGCCCACGCACGCAGCTCCGCGACCACGGCCTCCACGTACGAGCGCTCGGGCGGCTCGGCGCTCGGGTACACGTTGAAGTCGCAGTACGGGCAGACGTGCCGGCACCACGGCACGTGCACGTAGAGCGCGAAGGGCTCCGCCGTCATGCGAGCGCGCCCAGCGCCCGCTCGAGCTCGAGCACCGAGCCGATCGACAGGTCGGCCCCGGGCACGGGCGGGCCGCCGTCGGCGATGTACACGGTCCGCATGCCGAGCTGGCGCGCCGCGCGCAGGTTGACGGCCCGGTCCTCGACCAGGATGCAGTCGCGCCCGAGCGCGTGCATATCCGCGAGCACCATCTGATATGCCTGCACGTAGGGCTTGGGGACGAAGGCGAGGCGCTCGAGGCCGTAGACGCGGAAGAAGAGCGGGCGCACCCCGAGGCAGTCGAGGACGCCGCGCGCGTGCGCCGCCGAGCCGTTGGTCACCGCCACCTTGAGGAGCGGGATGCGGCCGAGCATCGCGCCGAGCGGCGGGTCCGGCGCGAGCAGCTCGCCCAGCTCGATCGCGTGCACGAAGCGCAGGTAGTCGTGGGGGTCGATGCCGCGGCGGTGCATGAGCCCGTGGAGCGTCGTCCCGTAGTCGCTCCACAGCCGCCGGCGGATGTCGTCCACCTGGGCGGCGTCGATGCCGACCCGCTCGATCAGGTAGCGGTTGATGAGCGTGTCGACCCGCTCGACGACGCCGCGCGAGGGCGGGTAGAGCGTGTTGTCGACGTCGAGGAGGAGGAGGCTCCGGGGCATCCGGGTCAGCGATACCGCCGCAGCAGCGCGATCACGACGCCGCGGATCTCCACGTCGGCGGCGCGTGCGACGATGGGAGCGAGCTTCTCGTTGGCGGGCACGAGGCGGACGCGCCCGCGCTCGCGGTGGAGCTTCTTGACGGTCGCCTCGCCGCGCACGAGCGCGACCACGGTGGCGCCGTTCTCGGCGTCGGGGCGCGACGCGACCACGATCAGGTCGCCGTCGAGGATGCCGTCGCGGACCATCGAGTCGCCGCATACGCGCAGCGCGAAGGTCTCGCCGCGACCGAGCAGCTCCTCGGGCAGGGTCACGGTCTCGGGTACCTCCACCGGCTCGATGGGCGTGCCCGCGGCCACCCGCCCGAGGAGCGGGACCGCGACCGCCGCGCCGACGGCCGGCACCTCGGTCAGCTCGAGCGCGCGGCTGTGGTTCGCCAGGCGCCGGATGCGCCCCTTTCGCTCGAGGTTGGTGAGGTGCTTGTGCACGGTCGCCAGCGAGCCGAGCGCGAATTGCCGCCCGATCTCGTCGAGCGTGGGCGCGTAGCCGTGCTCCGCGATGTAGGCGCGCAGGAAGTCGAGCAGCTCCTTCTGTCGCTTGGTGAGCATCCGCAGCCCCTCCGCGGGCGTGCACCATAAGCGAAGAAGAGGCGAAAGACAAACTCTTCCGCTTCCAAGCATTGCGACGGCCGGACGCGGGCGGCAGAACCGCGCTGAGTGTCTGGGCGAGGGGGTGCTCCATGCGGATGGTCGGGATGGTTCTCGTGTTGGCAATCGGCAGCGCGCCCATCGTCGTGCTTGCGGACGGACCCGGCGGCGGCCGGCGCGTCACCCGCTGCTGCCTCGAGCTCGAGCTGCCGGGCGTTCCGCCGGGCCCCGTGTGCACGCAGGTGCACGGGCGCCACGGCCTGCGTCCTCGGCTCGCGTGCCGGCTGCTGGGCGGGCGACCCATCGGGCGGGGCGACTGCAGCCCGGCGGCCTGCCAGGTGCCGCCCGCGTGAGCGCCCTCGTGGCGGTCACGCCGGGTGCGGGATCGCCCCCGACCGCGCGTTTGCGGGGCTGCGATGCGGCCGTTATGCTCGGTGGCGTGCGGCTCATGCTGGCGTGCCGCCTGGCGCTCGCGGCGGTCGCGGCCGGGCTCGCGGCGCCGGCCGCATGGAGTGACGAGGGCGCGCCCGAGCGGGTCATCCGCTACGAGCGGGACACGCTCACCGTGCACGTCACGAGCATGCCGGTGACCGAGGTCCTCGACGAGCTCGGCCGGCAGAGCGGCGCGAAGATCCAGGGCCAGATGCGCGACCCGCGCGTGCTGAGTGTCGAGTTCGAGGCGGTGCCGCTCGCCGACGCGCTCCATCGGCTCCTCGGGGATCAGAACTTCGCGCTCGTGTACGGGAATGAGGGGCAGCTCAAGTCGGTGCGCTTGCTCGGCGGCCCGCAGGCCGTCCCCGCCGCACCCGCGACGGCGGCCGCCTCGCCCGCGAACCAGCCGGCGGCGCCGGCGAGCGTGATGGACGCCCTCGCGAACCACCCGCCCATCCCGGTCACCGGGCGCCTGGGCGACGTCATCGGCGGCCACGACGCCACCCTCCTCCAGCTCGCCGACCTGGGGGTCCACCACGCGGACGCGACGGTGCGCGCTCAGGCGGCGCGCGCCTTCATTGCCGCCGTCGACACCGATCCGACGCTCCGCGCCAGCGTCCTGACACAGCTCAACGCGATGGACGAGGGGACGCTCAGCAACCTCCTCCGCAACGCGGCCGGTGCGCACGCCGAGGAGGTGGCAATGCAGATCCTGGCCAACGCACGCGCCACCGAGATCCGCAGCAAGGCGTCGGCAGTACTGCAGCGGCTGCGGGCCGGGGGCTAGGGGGCCGCCTCCTAGGGGGATCGCTCCGGGCGCTGGTGGTGTGCGCGCTGGTAGCGCACCACGGCGGCGTGGTGGGCGGCGAGCGTGGTCGAGAACTCGTGGCTCCCGTCGCCGCGGGCGACGAAGTAGAGATAGTCGACGGGGGCGGGGTCGAGGGCCGCTTCGAGTGCGTCCTTGCCGGGGTTGGCGATCGGCGTGGGGGGGAGGCCGCTGATCGTGTAGGTGTTGTACGGCGTCGGGCGGGCGAGGTCGGCACGCGTGATGGTGCGGCTCGCGTCCGCGCGGCCGTAGAGGACCGTGGGGTCGGACTGGAGCGGCATGCCGCGGTGGAGGCGGTTCAGGAACACCGCCGCCACCAGGCGACGCTCCTCGGGGCGCGCCGTCTCCTCCTCGACGAGCGAGGCCAGGGTCACGGCCTGCTCCTCGGTGAGGCCCTGCGCGCCGGCGCGCCGCGCGAGCGACGGGCCGAAGATCTCGCGGAAACGGTGCACCATGGTGCGCAGGATGCGCTCCTGGGGCGTGGCGAGCGGGAACTGGTAGGTGTCGGGGAAGAGGTAGCCTTCCGCGCCCGCGGGCGGCAGGTCTTCCGAGGCGAGGAAGGTCGGATCCTCGAGCAGGCAGAGGAAGCTCTCCTCCGCCCCGAAGCCGCTCGCGGCTAGGAGCTGGACCACCTGCCGGACCGTGAGGCCCTCGGCCACGGTGAGCTGGTGGACGGGGTCGGGGGGACCCGTCAGGCGCGCGAGCAGCTCGAGCGGCGAGAGCGGGGTCGTGATCCAGTACTCGCCCCAGTGCACCGCGCGGTCCTGCCGCGTGAGGCGCGCCCAGACGACGAGCGCCAGCGGATGGCGGAGCACGCCCTGGCGGCGCAGGTCCTCGGCGACGTCGGCGAAGCGCTCGCCCTCCTCGAGCGTGACCGTCACGGGCGTGGGCCGCGGCGGCCCGGGGGCGCGCAGGAGGAGCACGAAGGCGACGACGGCGCCCGCCGCGGCGAGGACGGCGCCGGCGGCGAGGAGACGGATCACGGCTGGCGCGCGAGGTAGCCCTCGAGGATGAGCGTCGCGGCCACCTTGTCGACCACCTCGCGCCGCCGCCGGCGGCTCACGTCCGCCTCGAGGAGCACGCGTTCCGCGGCGACCGTCGTCAGGCGCTCGTCCCAGAACTCGAGCGGCAGGGCCAGGTGCGCGGCCGCCCGCTCGGCGAAGGCTCGGACGCGAGCCGCGGCTGGGCCCTCCGTGCCGCGCATGTCGAGCGGCAACCCCACCACCAGGCGGGCCGGCGTGTACGGGGCGAGCAGCGCGGCCAGGGCCTCGAGATCACGCCGGCCGCCCACGCGGCGGATGACCCCCACCCCCTGCGCCGTGATGCCGAGCTCGTCGCTCACCGCCACGCCGATCCGCGCCTCGCCCACGTCGAGTGCAGCGATCCGCATCGCCTGGCGCTTAACATCCGCCCCGCGGGCCCGCAACGCGGCGTCTGGCCGGCGGCCCCGAGAAACGGCCGCGCGAGAACGGGATTGACGCGCGGCACGCGACCCGGTGCAGTCGTCCCGAGCCTGCTCGGGACAGTACCGGACGGTCGCTTCCGGCGACGAGCTGAAGGGCCTTTGGCAGGTAGCCGATACTCTCAAGCAAGCTTCGCCCAGACTCTCTCGCGTCGCGTCCGCCGTACAGCGCGGCCGGATCGGAGAAGGGCCGACAGCGTGCCCGGACGACGGATGCTCGGCACCCCGCGGAGGCTCACGGCCCTCGGCTGCGCGATGGCGCTGCTCGAGCCCGGGCTCGGAGCTGCGGCCACCCACCGGCGTCCGGCGCGCGCGGAGCAGCACCATCCCGAGCGGCTGGCGTGCCCCGTGCGGGCCGCGGCCCGCGAGCGGGGCACGCCCGGCATCGCCGAAGAGCACGTCCACGTCCGCCGCGGCGACACGCTGGAGAGCCTGGTCGCCGCACGCGGCGTCGCCGCTGCCGAGGCCCGGCCGTGGGTCGCCGCCGCCGCCGTCCACGACCTCCGCCGCCTCACGCCGCGCCGCGGGCTCACCCTCAGCTTCGACCGTGACACCCACACGCTCGAGGCGATCCGCTACGAGATGGACGACCGCTCGCTCCTCGCCCTCGAGCGGACCGCGAGCGGCATCCGCGCCGAGCGCGCCCCGCTCCCCTATTTGACCGAGGTGAAGGGCGTGGCGCGACGGATCGAGCGCGGGCTGCGCGAGGACGCGACCGGCTCGGGCGTGCCACCGCGGGTCGTCTCCGAGCTGGCCGACATCTTCAGCTGGGAGCTCGACCTGGAGAGCGACCTCCGCCCCGGCGACGAGTTCCGCGTGCTCTACGAGAACACGCGGCAGGCCGCCGAGGCCGTGGCGGTCACCGTGATCGCCGCCGAGATCATCGCCGGCGGCCGGGAGCTGACGGCCGTCTTCTTCGAGGATGACGACGGCCACGGCGCCTACTACCAGCCGAGCGGCGAGCCGCTGTCGCGGGAGTTCCTGCGCTACCCGCTCGAATTCATGGAGATCACCTCGCAGTTCTCGCCGCTGCGCCGCCACCCGATCCTGAGCCGCAGCCGCCCGCACCTGGGCGTCGACTTCGCCGCGCCGCC contains:
- the ruvX gene encoding Holliday junction resolvase RuvX, with translation MVLLRARRTPVGGRSSEPGLEQRHRAAEGREPPRGAEHPSSGHAVGPSPIRPRCTADATRESLGEACLRVSATCQRPFSSSPEATVRYCPEQARDDCTGSRAARQSRSRAAVSRGRRPDAALRARGADVKRQAMRIAALDVGEARIGVAVSDELGITAQGVGVIRRVGGRRDLEALAALLAPYTPARLVVGLPLDMRGTEGPAAARVRAFAERAAAHLALPLEFWDERLTTVAAERVLLEADVSRRRRREVVDKVAATLILEGYLARQP
- a CDS encoding M23 family metallopeptidase, coding for MLGTPRRLTALGCAMALLEPGLGAAATHRRPARAEQHHPERLACPVRAAARERGTPGIAEEHVHVRRGDTLESLVAARGVAAAEARPWVAAAAVHDLRRLTPRRGLTLSFDRDTHTLEAIRYEMDDRSLLALERTASGIRAERAPLPYLTEVKGVARRIERGLREDATGSGVPPRVVSELADIFSWELDLESDLRPGDEFRVLYENTRQAAEAVAVTVIAAEIIAGGRELTAVFFEDDDGHGAYYQPSGEPLSREFLRYPLEFMEITSQFSPLRRHPILSRSRPHLGVDFAAPPGTPVRAVADGTVAEARWVTQLGRCVRIEHTGALVSVYGHLRSLADGVREGLAVERGQVIGYVGSSGLSTGPHLHFAIERGGEYVDPLGLTATPGRRLPETARRLFDRVQKAVTRQLASLRGDGSPLTVSLSTPAYRTE